The Tubulanus polymorphus chromosome 1, tnTubPoly1.2, whole genome shotgun sequence genome contains a region encoding:
- the LOC141905440 gene encoding dol-P-Man:Man(5)GlcNAc(2)-PP-Dol alpha-1,3-mannosyltransferase-like translates to MAPVIMRKFKSLLRDNHLSWWIVILLFAAEIFLNVFVILKIPYTEIDWKAYMQEVEGVVNGSYNYTTLKGDTGPLVYPAGFVYIFMALYFVTGYGRNIRVAQFIFAIFYLLTFVLVFNIYRITKKVPAYVLILMCGISYRIHSIYLLRLFNDPVAMIFLYAAINWFLIGRWSVGCVFYSVAVSIKMNILLFSPALLMLLLSSQGLVKTGLHLALCAMIQVVLGLPFLMTNPWGYVKMSFDLGRQFMYKWTVNWRCIPLDTFENRNFHILLLMLHIVFLILFAYYKWSPMFGNMKTVITKYRKPVLNILRSNDIILPLFTANFIGVTFSRSLHYQFYVWYFHTLPYLLWSTRYPVVLRLLMLVAIELCWNTYPSTVWSSGLLHLCHLVLLIGLISAPFKATLKKRI, encoded by the coding sequence ATGGCTCCAGTGATAATGAGAAAATTCAAATCGTTGCTTCGCGACAATCATTTGTCGTGGTGGATCGTGATTTTACTGTTTGCCGCTGAGATATTCCTGAACGTGTTCGTTATTCTGAAAATTCCTTACACTGAAATTGATTGGAAAGCTTACATGCAAGAGGTGGAAGGGGTTGTAAACGGATCCTACAATTACACAACGCTTAAAGGTGACACCGGTCCACTAGTTTACCCAGCTGGATTCGTATATATATTCATGGCATTATATTTTGTAACGGGCTATGGAAGGAATATTCGTGTGGCTCAGTTTATATTCGCTATATTCTACTTGTTAACGTTTGTTTTGGTGTTTAATATTTATCGAATAACTAAAAAGGTGCCTGCTTACGTGTTGATATTAATGTGCggtatttcatatagaatcCATTCGATTTATTTATTGCGTTTATTCAACGATCCAGTAGCTATGATATTCCTGTACGCTGCTATTAATTGGTTTCTGATCGGAAGATGGTCGGTTGGTTGCGTATTTTATAGCGTCGCTGTTTCGATTAAGATGAATATACTACTGTTTTCACCAGCTCTGCTCATGTTGCTGCTGTCGTCTCAAGGACTCGTTAAAACCGGGCTTCATTTAGCCCTTTGTGCAATGATTCAGGTTGTACTGGGTTTGCCATTTCTTATGACGAATCCTTGGGGCTACGTGAAAATGTCATTCGACTTGGGAAGACAGTTTATGTACAAATGGACGGTAAATTGGCGTTGTATTCCACTCGATACGTTTGAAAATCGTAACTTTCACATCTTGTTACTGATGCTGCATATCGTGTTTCTTATTCTATTTGCTTACTATAAATGGAGTCCGATGTTTGGTAATATGAAGACCGTTATTACGAAGTATCGTAAACCGGTATTAAATATCCTTCGTTCAAACGATATAATCTTACCCCTTTTTACCGCAAATTTCATCGGTGTAACATTTAGCCGATCTCtacattatcaattttatgtgTGGTATTTTCATACTCTTCCATATTTGTTATGGTCGACCCGTTACCCTGTCGTATTAAGGTTACTGATGCTGGTTGCTATAGAGTTGTGTTGGAATACTTATCCATCGACTGTTTGGAGTAGTGGGTTGCTCCATCTTTGCCATTTAGTTCTCTTGATAGGACTTATTTCTGCGCCTTTTAAAGCgacattaaaaaaaagaatttag
- the LOC141905450 gene encoding mediator of RNA polymerase II transcription subunit 8-like, which produces MQREEKQLEAALDALVQKLKDLKSALTSFLIKLEHEYESSNWPTMLDSFALITSQLNSLHKLLKSDRCPPLRNYILLPLVLNPDRDPELEKLSEGRVLTFDHALVPDYLRTKPEPEIEEKIHAYSNRAHILSVDNLQKQINGLNKVSNHMIDTIQSSRDDWESEISQKSAQPQTSSLTDTNALIAAVSFGKGLKQLRRSDSFTGMPDMTVRGPPQMMQQQQVPTPTINMNMNKAPSSVKTQIKAASSMNPYSR; this is translated from the exons ATGCAG CGCGAAGAAAAACAATTAGAGGCAGCTTTAGACGCTTTAGTGCagaaattgaaagatttaaaAAGTGCATTGACAAGTTTTCTAATAAAATTAGAACATGAATATGAATCGTCAAACTG GCCGACGATGTTGGATAGTTTTGCGTTGATCACAAGTCAATTAAACAGTCTtcataaattattgaaatccGATCGTTGTCCTCCGCTGAggaattatatattactgCCTTTAGTGTTGAATCCTGATCGCGACCCAGAGCTTGAG aaattatCGGAAGGAAGAGTTTTGACGTTTGATCACGCGTTAGTTCCTGATTATCTACGAACTAAACCCGAACCGGAGATAGAAGAAAAGATCCACGCTTACTCAAACCGAGCTCACATTCTATCAGTCGATAATCTACAG aaacaaataaatggattaaatAAAGTATCAAATCACATGATTGACACGATACAATCGTCTAGAGATGATTGGGAAAGTGAAATCA GTCAGAAATCAGCTCAACCTCAAACATCATCCCTCACTGATACAAACGCTTTAATTGCtgcagtcagttttggtaaaGGTTTAAAACAGTTGCGTCGATCAGATAGTTTTACTGGAATGCCGGATATGACTGTTCGAGGTCCTCCTCAAATGATGCAACAACAACAAG ttccGACTCCtacaataaatatgaatatgaataaagcACCGAGTTCAgtgaaaacacaaataaaagcaGCTTCCAGCATGAACCCTTATTCACGTTGA